A stretch of Vigna angularis cultivar LongXiaoDou No.4 chromosome 4, ASM1680809v1, whole genome shotgun sequence DNA encodes these proteins:
- the LOC108342393 gene encoding probable isoaspartyl peptidase/L-asparaginase 2 — translation MGGWAIAVHGGAGVDPNLPPHRQEQAKQLLTRCLNLGISALRSNASAVDVVELVVRELETDPLFNSGRGSALTEKGTVEMEASIMDGSKRRCGAVSGLTTVKNPVSLARLVMDKSPHSYLAFNGAEEFARQQGVEVVENEYFITPENVGMLKLAKEANTILFDYRIPTAGYDSCGVGAESPLQMNGLPISVYAPETVGCVVVDKEGRCAAATSTGGLMNKKSGRIGDSPLIGAGTYACGVCGVSCTGEGEAIIRGTLAREVAAVMEYKGLPLQQAVDFVIKHRLDEGKAGLIAVSNTGDVAYGFNCNAMFRGCATEDGFMEVGIWD, via the exons ATGGGGGGCTGGGCAATAGCGGTGCATGGTGGCGCAGGCGTGGATCCTAATCTCCCACCGCACCGTCAGGAGCAAGCCAAACAACTCCTTACTCGCTGTCTTAATCTTGGCATCTCTGCCCTTCGTTCCAATGCTTCCGCCGTCGACGTTGTCGAACTTGTC GTACGGGAACTGGAAACGGATCCCCTGTTTAACTCGGGTCGAGGATCCGCCCTGACAGAAAAGGGAACAGTGGAAATGGAGGCAAGTATCATGGACGGTTCCAAGAGACGATGCGGCGCCGTTTCGGGCCTCACCACCGTCAAAAACCCCGTCTCACTCGCTCGCCTTGTCATGGACAAGTCTCCACATTCCTACCTCGCCTTTAACGGCGCTGAAGAATTCGCCAGACAACAG GGTGTGGAGGTAGTGGAGAACGAATACTTCATTACTCCTGAAAATGTCGGAATGCTGAAACTGGCAAAGGAGGCAAACACAATCCTG TTTGATTATCGGATTCCAACGGCTGGATACGATAGTTGCGGTGTGGGGGCCGAGAGTCCGTTGCAGATGAATGGACTGCCAATAAGCGTGTACGCGCCGGAGACGGTGGGGTGTGTGGTGGTGGACAAGGAGGGGAGGTGTGCGGCTGCGACGTCGACAGGAGGTTTGATGAACAAGAAGAGTGGAAGAATCGGTGACTCGCCTCTGATAGGTGCAGGGACTTACGCTTGTGGAGTGTGTGGGGTTTCGTGCACTGGGGAAGGTGAAGCTATCATACGAGGCACGCTGGCGCGTGAGGTGGCTGCAGTGATGGAATACAAAGGACTGCCACTGCAGCAGGCTGTGGACTTTGTGATCAAGCACCGCCTGGACGAAGGGAAAGCAGGGCTGATCGCCGTCTCAAATACCGGTGACGTCGCTTATGGCTTCAACTGTAACGCCATGTTCAGGGGCTGCGCCACCGAGGACGGATTCATGGAGGTCGGAATCTGGGACTAG